In Helianthus annuus cultivar XRQ/B chromosome 8, HanXRQr2.0-SUNRISE, whole genome shotgun sequence, a single genomic region encodes these proteins:
- the LOC110871140 gene encoding probable ascorbate-specific transmembrane electron transporter 2: MAKGGSSYRISATPVTIFVHLLAISIATLSLVWLIKFREGFAFNSRIKAKIFNLHPLLMILGFLLFSGEAIVVYKAIPANRKAQKTVHLILHFIALAAGILGVYAVFKFHNEVHLPNMYTLHSWIGLSTISLFGLQWLLGFFTFFYPRAESTTRANMAPWHAFFGIVLFFMTIVTAETGLTQKFIFQGLLRSQEALMINFTGLLILLFGIFVGLSVILPRRNY, from the exons ATGGCAAAGGGTGGTTCTAGTTATCGGATTTCAGCGACTCCTGTAACCATATTCGTGCACTTACTAGCGATATCTATTGCAACACTCAGCCTGGTTTGGCTCATCAAGTTTCGTGAAGGTTTCGCTTTCAATTCCCGTATCAAAGCCAAGATTTTCAAT TTGCATCCTCTTCTCATGATTCTTGGATTCCTTTTGTTTTCCGGGGAAG CTATCGTCGTGTACAAGGCAATACCTGCAAACCGAAAAGCACAAAAAACCGTTCACCTGATATTGCATTTTATTGCACTTGCTGCTGGAATTCTGGGTGTTTATGCAGTTTTCAAGTTTCATAATGAAGTCCACCTCCCAAATATGTACACCCTACATTCTTGGATCGGGTTGTCAACAATCTCCTTGTTTGGTTTACAG TGGCTGCTGGGATTTTTCACTTTCTTCTACCCGCGTGCGGAATCAACAACAAGGGCTAACATGGCTCCATGGCATGCTTTTTTCGGCATAGTCCTTTTCTTTATGACCATAGTGACTGCCGAGACTGGATTGACACAAAAATTCATTTTTCAAGGCCTACTACGCAGCCAAGAAGCTTTGATGATCAACTTTACTGGATTGTTAATACTCCTATTTGGAATATTTGTTGGCCTTAGCGTCATCCTTCCCAGAAGAAACTACTAA
- the LOC110872906 gene encoding probable transmembrane ascorbate ferrireductase 3: MDFGAPRESLWMTSSRITVAAHMFGILANILMLIWLLHYREGIELDSSNPYRVFNVHPFLMLFGFIFLVGEAMMAYKTVAAQRPVPKFVHLFLHLCALVLGIVGFHATFKFHDMVNLLDMYSLHSWIGMGTFCLFILQWLFGFSLFVFPKASVPTRASLSHWHVSGGRMLLYMAICAALTGLMQKFTFMQLKNNRESYLINFLGLAILLFGITVDLSVSLGHYTSHNQMA, from the exons ATGGACTTCGGCGCTCCTCGAGAGTCCCTCTGGATGACCTCTTCAAGAATCACAGTAGCAGCACACATGTTTGGTATCTTGGCTAACATCCTTATGCTTATTTGGTTGTTGCACTATCGTGAAGGAATCGAGCTTGATTCATCCAACCCTTATCGCGTATTCAAT GTTCACCCTTTCCTTATGTTGTTTGGATTCATATTTCTCGTTGGTGAAG CAATGATGGCATACAAGACGGTAGCTGCACAGAGGCCGGTCCCCAAGTTTGTACACCTGTTCTTGCACCTTTGTGCACTTGTTTTAGGCATTGTAGGGTTCCATGCAACATTCAAGTTTCATGATATGGTGAACCTACTAGATATGTATAGCTTGCATTCTTGGATTGGCATGGGCACTTTCTGCCTTTTCATCTTGCAG TGGCTATTCGGGTTCAGTTTGTTTGTATTTCCAAAAGCATCAGTGCCGACAAGAGCAAGCCTATCACATTGGCACGTGTCGGGAGGAAGAATGTTGCTATACATGGCGATATGCGCAGCCCTAACCGGATTGATGCAGAAATTCACATTCATGCAGCTCAAAAACAATAGAGAAAGTTATTTGATTAACTTTCTTGGTTTGGCAATCCTTTTGTTTGGTATCACAGTTGATCTTTCGGTCTCTCTTGGTCATTATACTTCACATAATCAAATGGCGTGA
- the LOC118480966 gene encoding protein FAR-RED IMPAIRED RESPONSE 1-like, which produces MLQVFNSLDELKKRIQQIANADGFVIVTRRSKKIGGRTGRVWLECDRGGEHQTTATLRKAGSKKTGCLFYLLAVRNHPYETWEIKDGTIEHNHELCEDLSAHAFVRRFTPSEMKLIEQLTAPNMEPRKIFQTIRKQDPDRFHVQKDVQNVVAKIRAEQRQGLTPMQSLENVLINNDFIYETQEEPGTEIVTEIFFLHRDSRVMWRAFPHVMLIDATYKTNIYNMPFIQIIGMTPTNKSFIIAHAVVSKERGDNFVWVLERVKSMLDECMEPRVILTDRDLALMGACAKVFPDASRLLCRWHIQQNVMKHCKGAFTDKDWKKFLSFWGTLIKSPSIPIYEYHLRNMRKRLVECKRSSKFF; this is translated from the coding sequence ATGTTACAAGTTTTCAACTCTTTAGATGAACTAAAGAAACGGATACAACAAATAGCAAACGCGGATGGTTTCGTTATTGTCACCCGTCGATCAAAGAAAATCGGGGGAAGAACCGGGAGGGTATGGCTTGAATGTGATCGTGGTGGTGAGCACCAAACTACAGCAACACTTAGAAAAGCTGGAAGCAAAAAAACCGGTTGCCTATTTTACCTGCTAGCTGTCCGAAACCACCCGTATGAAACCTGGGAGATAAAAGACGGAACAATTGAACATAACCACGAACTTTGTGAGGACCTGTCAGCCCACGCGTTTGTGCGAAGGTTTACTCCAAGCGAAATGAAACTGATCGAGCAGCTGACAGCTCCAAACATGGAGCCGCGCAAAATatttcaaacgataaggaagcagGACCCCGACAGGTTTCATGTTCAGAAAGACGTTCAAAACGTTGTAGCGAAGATTAGAGCCGAACAAAGACAAGGATTGACTCCCATGCAGTCACTAGAAAACGTGCTGATAAACAACGACTTTATTTACGAGACACAGGAGGAACCTGGAACAGAGATCGTAACAGAGATCTTCTTTCTTCATCGGGACTCGAGAGtcatgtggcgtgcattcccccaCGTCATGCTGATCGATGCGACGTACAAGACAAACATATACAATATGCCCTTTATCCAGATTATTGGTATGACGCCTACCAACAAATCGTTTATTATCGCGCATGCCGTTGTTAGTAAAGAACGGGGTGATAACTTTGTGTGGGTGCTTGAGAGGGTTAAGTCAATGTTGGATGAATGTATGGAgccacgtgtgattttaacggatAGAGACCTAGCCCTTATGGGCGCGTGTGCTAAAGTATTTCCAGACGCCTCTAGGCTTCTTTGCAGGTGGCACATACAACAGAATGTTATGAAGCACTGCAAGGGTGCCTTCACAGACAAAGACTGgaagaaatttttgtcattcTGGGGGACATTGATTAAGTCTCCATCCATACCCATCTACGAGTACCACTTGCGCAACATGCGAAAGCGACTTGTGGAGTGCAAACGTTCTAGTAAGTTTTTCTAA
- the LOC110872907 gene encoding uncharacterized protein LOC110872907, translating to MLTFGDDIDLSYNKFAYNSPPNCHVVLHILIQLEVDGDSATLVALWMTITVIVILWTILLKVTNLASCKGPGGRFSNGFIIAFDKRFSQAFWKSYGHGGLGDVVLCKNKLDGRQYDVKKIQLKGGSHPLDDKIKYLVGIANNLAFLVLYPSGGRAY from the exons ATGCTCACTTTTGGAGATGATAT TGATTTGTCGTACAACAAGTTTGCATATAATAGCCCTCCCAACTGTCAT GTGGTTCTTCATATTTTGATTCAACTGGAAGTCGATGGGGATTCAGCAACACTGGTCGCTTTATGGATGACGATAACTGTGATAGTTATATTGTGGACAATACTTTTAAAGGTGACAAATTTAGCAAGCTGTAAAGG ACCGGGTGGCAGATTTAGTAATGGATTTATCATTGCTTTTGACAAAAGATTTAGCCAAGCCTTTTGGAAATCGTATG GCCATGGTGGACTTGGAGATGTCGTTTTATGCAAGAATAAGTTGGATGGAAGACAATATGATGTTAAGAAGATTCAATTAAAGGGCGGAAGTCATCCTTTAGATGATAAAATCAAGTATTTAGTTGGAATTGCTAACAACCTCGCTTTTCTAGTTCTGTATCCGTCCGGTGGACGGGCATATTAA